A single Chryseobacterium sp. DNA region contains:
- the panC gene encoding pantoate--beta-alanine ligase produces the protein MEVIKNRKVLQDFIERQKEMGKRIGFAPTMGALHKGHLSLYEEARKENDLVISSIFVNPTQFNNPEDLAKYPRDVNRDILILENSGLVDAVYIPEITDIYPEKAESKHYDFDGLENEMEGKSRPGHFDGVGTVVEELFRQVQPDNAYFGEKDFQQLAIIKKMVEKKHLPVKITGVSIYRAENGLALSSRNQRLHDSRKEASTVIYQTLKKVNDWFRTVTVPEIKERVTDIFDDQQGMKLEYFLIADEETLKETDFFYKDRNFRAFIVVEVDGVRLIDNMHLD, from the coding sequence ATGGAAGTTATAAAAAACAGGAAAGTCCTTCAGGATTTCATTGAAAGACAGAAAGAAATGGGAAAAAGAATTGGCTTTGCCCCCACCATGGGAGCCCTTCATAAAGGCCATCTTTCTCTATATGAAGAGGCAAGAAAGGAGAATGATCTTGTTATTTCTTCAATTTTTGTAAATCCAACTCAATTCAACAACCCGGAGGACCTTGCCAAGTATCCAAGAGATGTGAACAGGGATATTTTAATCCTGGAAAACTCCGGCCTTGTAGATGCCGTTTACATCCCTGAAATAACTGATATCTATCCTGAAAAAGCAGAAAGCAAACATTATGATTTTGATGGACTGGAAAATGAAATGGAAGGAAAATCAAGACCCGGACATTTTGACGGTGTAGGAACCGTTGTAGAAGAGCTTTTCAGACAAGTTCAGCCGGACAATGCCTATTTCGGTGAAAAAGACTTTCAACAACTGGCCATAATCAAAAAAATGGTTGAAAAGAAGCACCTTCCGGTAAAGATCACAGGAGTTTCTATTTACAGGGCAGAAAACGGGCTCGCATTAAGTTCCAGAAATCAAAGGCTTCATGACAGCCGAAAAGAAGCCTCTACAGTCATTTATCAAACCCTTAAAAAAGTAAACGACTGGTTCAGAACGGTTACCGTCCCTGAAATTAAGGAAAGGGTAACCGATATTTTTGACGACCAGCAGGGAATGAAACTGGAGTACTTCCTGATCGCTGATGAAGAAACGTTAAAAGAGACCGATTTTTTCTACAAAGACAGAAATTTCAGAGCCTTCATCGTAGTTGAAGTCGATGGGGTAAGATTGATAGACAATATGCATCTGGATTAG
- a CDS encoding glycogen/starch synthase: MPNQKILYITTEMYPYQEDTNMAAVVNKMALKMHNEGNDVRVFMPRFGQISERKFQLHEVIRLSGMNIIINDLDQPLIIKVASLPGERLQVYFIDNEEYFKRKQYYFDDEGNPFDDNDERAIFFARGVIETIKKLNWVPDVIHLNGWMSSFVPIYLKTYYESDTYFKDAKIVLSLYNEKDAALDKKIDEKLKFDNISGLKALDNPTIKTFVIESMNYVDAVVKGDEFLDEDLDQAFNESATQKSEYLDVDSINQLY; the protein is encoded by the coding sequence ATGCCGAATCAAAAAATACTGTACATTACTACAGAGATGTATCCATATCAGGAAGATACAAATATGGCTGCAGTGGTAAACAAAATGGCACTTAAGATGCACAATGAAGGCAATGATGTAAGAGTTTTTATGCCAAGATTTGGACAAATAAGTGAGCGAAAATTCCAACTTCATGAGGTGATCCGTCTGTCAGGGATGAATATTATCATCAACGACTTGGACCAGCCCTTAATCATTAAAGTAGCGTCTCTTCCGGGGGAAAGACTTCAGGTTTACTTTATTGACAATGAAGAATACTTCAAAAGAAAACAATACTATTTTGATGACGAAGGAAATCCTTTTGACGATAACGACGAAAGAGCTATTTTCTTTGCAAGAGGAGTGATTGAAACCATCAAGAAGCTGAATTGGGTACCGGATGTTATTCATTTGAACGGATGGATGTCTTCTTTTGTCCCTATTTATCTTAAAACTTATTACGAATCCGATACGTATTTCAAAGACGCTAAAATTGTACTTTCTCTATACAATGAGAAAGATGCCGCCTTGGATAAAAAGATCGATGAGAAGTTGAAGTTTGATAATATTTCAGGATTAAAGGCGTTAGATAACCCAACAATTAAAACATTTGTTATCGAAAGCATGAACTACGTAGATGCCGTTGTTAAAGGGGATGAATTTCTGGATGAAGATCTTGATCAGGCGTTCAATGAGAGCGCTACCCAAAAGTCGGAGTATCTTGACGTAGATTCTATAAACCAACTTTATTAA
- a CDS encoding DUF4270 family protein produces the protein MTHTLKKTFAMLLLAIFGSTMLYNCEPDADSLGEQLFVKDAVQGNETSYDLIAYNINNHDSIRSDAAKLISDQNSQGVFPAVGILGAFTENQFGGQKASYITQMRMPIDNFDFNGPNAKVDSVVLVLKTPAYLTDSVKTQAAYDRNDFPVGNETVPVSIDKKTYPVFKYGRIGGQYNSMTVNVHEVTTFLDANAKPFTRSNVEVSTGRLLGSAVFDGNVSSVTVTKKSDNTNLFTSSNDFRIKLDKDYFQTKIVDMKGKPELQNAANFIRYFNGIRVSVNETDRYLFQFSPNDMQIIMYYKYDKTDNSTVTKTQTTLNFNVGAGNVHIGQYTYSRAGSSLESALASSSEVNGDPKLFVQGMGGPSIEVKIPEDAINALKNLYQKDKAGIVTAKIRMYVDAASWDNKHSLLGDRRFTILPNDGKGKENELTSLDFTADFLAGFPMYNVNKEPVYYDFIVTKTIKNIVESAKENKPLIINLGSFVKSATGGYFGAKYTTRATDMNRAVLIGTDKMNANRVQLKVTYGTKK, from the coding sequence ATGACTCATACTCTTAAAAAGACTTTCGCCATGCTTTTATTGGCGATTTTCGGAAGCACCATGCTTTATAACTGTGAACCGGATGCAGATTCTCTTGGCGAACAGCTTTTTGTAAAAGATGCGGTACAAGGTAATGAAACTTCATATGACCTTATTGCTTACAATATTAATAATCATGATTCTATCAGAAGCGATGCCGCCAAACTTATCAGTGATCAAAACTCCCAGGGAGTATTTCCTGCGGTAGGTATTTTAGGAGCTTTCACCGAAAACCAGTTTGGTGGGCAGAAGGCATCTTATATTACACAGATGAGAATGCCTATTGATAACTTTGATTTTAACGGGCCTAATGCTAAAGTGGATTCTGTGGTGCTGGTCCTAAAAACACCGGCTTATCTTACAGACTCAGTAAAGACACAGGCAGCATATGATAGAAATGATTTTCCGGTAGGAAACGAAACCGTACCGGTTTCAATAGATAAAAAAACATATCCTGTTTTTAAATACGGAAGAATAGGAGGTCAGTATAACTCTATGACAGTAAATGTACATGAAGTGACCACCTTCCTGGATGCCAATGCCAAGCCTTTTACCCGCTCCAATGTAGAGGTGAGTACAGGCAGATTATTGGGATCCGCTGTATTTGACGGAAATGTAAGTTCTGTAACCGTTACCAAGAAGTCTGATAATACGAATTTATTTACTTCAAGCAATGACTTTAGAATAAAGCTTGATAAAGATTATTTCCAGACTAAGATCGTAGATATGAAAGGAAAGCCTGAGCTTCAGAATGCGGCTAACTTTATCAGATACTTTAACGGAATAAGAGTTTCTGTCAATGAGACAGACCGTTACCTTTTCCAGTTTTCGCCTAATGATATGCAGATTATCATGTACTATAAATATGATAAAACAGATAATAGTACTGTAACGAAAACACAGACTACTCTTAATTTCAATGTAGGAGCAGGTAATGTTCATATTGGACAATATACTTATAGCAGAGCAGGTTCTTCCCTTGAATCGGCATTGGCATCAAGCAGTGAGGTGAACGGAGATCCTAAACTTTTTGTTCAGGGAATGGGAGGTCCTTCAATAGAAGTGAAGATTCCGGAAGATGCGATCAATGCACTTAAAAATTTATATCAGAAAGATAAAGCAGGAATTGTAACTGCAAAAATCAGAATGTATGTAGACGCAGCAAGCTGGGATAACAAACACTCATTGCTAGGAGACCGCAGGTTTACTATTCTTCCTAATGATGGCAAAGGAAAGGAAAATGAACTTACTTCGTTAGATTTTACGGCAGACTTCTTAGCGGGGTTCCCGATGTATAATGTCAATAAAGAACCTGTGTACTATGATTTCATCGTAACAAAAACGATTAAAAATATCGTTGAAAGCGCTAAAGAAAATAAACCGTTGATTATTAATCTTGGTTCATTTGTGAAATCTGCTACAGGAGGGTACTTTGGTGCCAAATATACGACAAGGGCAACTGATATGAACAGAGCTGTATTGATAGGAACGGATAAAATGAACGCTAACAGGGTTCAGTTGAAAGTGACTTACGGTACAAAAAAATAA
- the glmS gene encoding glutamine--fructose-6-phosphate transaminase (isomerizing) — MCGIVGYTGFQDAYDIVINGLRRLEYRGYDSAGIVLENADKKFEVEKTKGKVDDLVNISEKLKGKAKIGMGHTRWATHGVPSDRNSHPHLSNNGKIAIVHNGIIENYDTIKTMLTEKGFTFKSETDTEVLVNLIQYFMDLNPEIDFPTAVRYALNEVYGAYAITVLHEDYPGVLVVGRLGSPLAIGIGNKEYFIASDASPFVEFTKEAIYLEEGHMATISLENGVDIRTINENSKIEPEIQKLKLSLEQIEKGGYEHFMLKEIFEQPKSIHDTMRGRLLVEEGVIKMAGIWDHVERFKNANRIIIIACGTSWHAGLIGEYLIEEYARIPVEVEYASEFRYRNPIITDKDVVIAISQSGETADTMAALKLAKEKGAFIYGICNVVDSSIARITDAGSYTHAGPEIGVASTKAFTAQLTILTLIAFKLGKHNGNLGNAEFMSLIAELNAMPKKIEEVLSTTHELIQQISKDFVSTSNFLYLGRGYNYPAALEGALKLKEISYIHAEGYPAAEMKHGPIALIDENMPIVIIAPKKGHYDKIVSNVQEIKARKGKIIAVVNKGDRQVSEMADYVIEIPETSECFSPIVASVPLQLLAYYIAVYRGANVDQPRNLAKSVTVE; from the coding sequence ATGTGCGGAATAGTAGGATATACAGGTTTTCAGGACGCTTATGACATTGTAATCAATGGTCTTAGAAGATTAGAATACAGAGGATATGACAGTGCCGGAATTGTTTTAGAAAATGCAGACAAAAAATTTGAAGTAGAAAAAACAAAGGGCAAGGTTGATGATTTGGTGAATATTTCGGAAAAACTGAAAGGGAAAGCCAAAATTGGAATGGGACATACACGTTGGGCCACCCATGGTGTTCCAAGTGACAGAAACTCCCACCCGCATTTATCAAATAATGGGAAAATTGCAATTGTACATAATGGGATCATTGAAAATTATGATACGATTAAAACAATGCTTACTGAAAAAGGATTTACCTTCAAATCAGAAACAGATACTGAGGTATTGGTAAATCTTATTCAATATTTTATGGATCTTAATCCTGAAATAGATTTCCCAACAGCAGTAAGATATGCCTTAAATGAGGTATACGGAGCGTATGCCATTACTGTACTTCATGAAGATTATCCTGGAGTATTGGTAGTGGGAAGATTAGGTTCTCCTCTGGCTATTGGAATTGGAAATAAAGAGTACTTTATTGCTTCTGATGCCTCTCCTTTTGTAGAGTTTACAAAAGAAGCCATCTATTTGGAAGAAGGGCATATGGCAACGATCTCTTTAGAAAACGGAGTAGACATACGGACAATCAATGAAAACTCTAAAATAGAACCTGAAATTCAAAAGCTTAAGCTAAGCCTTGAGCAGATTGAAAAAGGAGGATATGAGCATTTCATGCTTAAAGAAATCTTTGAACAGCCTAAATCTATCCATGATACAATGAGAGGCCGACTTCTTGTAGAGGAAGGCGTGATCAAAATGGCCGGGATCTGGGATCATGTAGAAAGATTCAAAAATGCCAACAGGATCATTATTATCGCCTGTGGAACTTCTTGGCACGCGGGTCTTATCGGAGAGTACCTTATTGAGGAATATGCAAGAATCCCTGTTGAAGTGGAATATGCTTCGGAATTCAGATATAGAAATCCTATCATTACAGATAAAGATGTTGTGATTGCCATTTCTCAATCCGGAGAAACTGCGGATACCATGGCTGCTTTAAAGCTGGCAAAAGAAAAAGGGGCCTTTATTTATGGAATATGTAATGTGGTGGATTCTTCTATCGCAAGAATTACAGATGCAGGTTCATATACTCATGCCGGTCCGGAGATCGGGGTTGCTTCTACAAAAGCATTTACCGCTCAGCTTACAATCCTTACTTTAATTGCATTTAAATTAGGGAAACATAACGGAAACTTAGGAAATGCTGAATTTATGAGCTTAATTGCTGAGTTGAATGCGATGCCTAAGAAAATTGAAGAAGTTCTGAGCACTACCCATGAATTGATTCAGCAGATTTCAAAAGACTTTGTGAGTACTTCTAATTTCCTTTACCTGGGAAGAGGATATAACTATCCTGCAGCATTAGAGGGAGCCTTAAAATTAAAAGAAATTTCTTATATCCACGCGGAAGGATACCCGGCAGCAGAAATGAAGCATGGTCCTATTGCTCTGATTGACGAAAATATGCCAATTGTTATTATCGCACCTAAAAAAGGTCATTATGATAAAATTGTAAGCAATGTTCAGGAAATTAAAGCAAGAAAAGGAAAAATTATCGCTGTTGTTAATAAAGGTGACCGTCAGGTAAGTGAAATGGCAGATTATGTTATTGAAATCCCTGAAACCTCGGAATGTTTCTCTCCAATTGTGGCTTCAGTACCTTTACAACTGCTTGCTTACTACATTGCAGTATATAGAGGTGCGAACGTAGATCAACCGAGAAACTTAGCAAAATCTGTTACCGTGGAATAA
- the gldK gene encoding gliding motility lipoprotein GldK yields the protein MKRIFLLLLSASVASVSCSGGGNSSVGKPGTKGELIPREKTKSFVAERPYGMVAIPAGSFVAGLADQDPTHTPEKTALKTVTVSSFFMDEAETTNSEYRVFINYVRDSIARTLLAEAAGEGGDEGGRKGASIGDYAYLAKKEENLTPYQEYMEGQGGREDGTYDASKRLDWKIPLHWSTSKYPDVEYAEVLESMYLPASSRIGNERILDVSKLKYTYRWGDMDAALADNERGVNYLKSESIAIYPDTTVWVKDFHFAYNEPLFEQYFWHKAYKNYPVVGVTWDQARAYCNFRSKLKTDYNESLKRKKQRPLQFRLPTEIEWEYAARGGMQNATYPWGGPYLMDDRGCYLANFKPKRGNYMEDEKKGTYTYTAPVKKFKKNGFGLFDMAGNVSEWTESAYNNSSYGFSSTLNPSTKDKKDTKKSVRGGSWKDIGYALMTGARDWERKDSARSYIGFRTVQDIPEAAVKPRRVNR from the coding sequence ATGAAAAGGATATTTCTTTTATTATTGTCTGCGTCGGTAGCATCGGTATCTTGTTCAGGTGGTGGCAACTCTTCTGTAGGGAAGCCAGGAACAAAAGGAGAATTGATACCAAGAGAAAAAACGAAATCATTTGTTGCGGAAAGACCATACGGAATGGTTGCAATTCCTGCAGGTTCATTTGTTGCTGGTCTCGCAGATCAGGATCCAACACATACACCTGAAAAAACAGCATTGAAAACCGTTACTGTTTCCTCTTTCTTCATGGATGAGGCAGAAACTACCAATTCAGAATACAGGGTATTTATCAATTACGTAAGAGATTCTATCGCAAGAACTTTACTTGCTGAAGCTGCCGGAGAAGGCGGTGATGAAGGCGGACGTAAAGGGGCAAGCATAGGAGATTATGCATACCTTGCTAAAAAAGAAGAAAATTTAACACCTTATCAAGAATATATGGAAGGCCAGGGAGGCCGAGAGGATGGAACCTATGACGCGAGTAAAAGATTAGATTGGAAAATTCCTTTACATTGGAGTACATCAAAATACCCCGATGTTGAATATGCAGAGGTTTTGGAATCTATGTATTTACCAGCATCTTCCAGAATAGGAAACGAAAGAATTTTAGATGTGAGCAAGCTTAAATATACTTACCGTTGGGGAGATATGGACGCAGCACTTGCAGATAACGAAAGAGGAGTTAATTACCTGAAAAGCGAAAGTATCGCCATCTATCCTGATACTACCGTTTGGGTAAAAGATTTCCACTTTGCTTACAATGAGCCATTATTTGAACAATACTTCTGGCACAAAGCTTACAAAAACTACCCGGTAGTGGGAGTAACCTGGGATCAGGCGAGAGCTTATTGTAACTTCAGATCTAAATTGAAAACGGATTATAACGAAAGTTTAAAAAGAAAAAAACAAAGACCATTGCAGTTCCGTCTTCCTACAGAAATCGAATGGGAATATGCTGCAAGAGGAGGTATGCAAAATGCTACTTACCCTTGGGGAGGTCCATATTTAATGGATGACAGAGGTTGCTACCTGGCAAACTTTAAGCCTAAGAGAGGTAACTACATGGAAGACGAGAAAAAAGGGACTTATACATATACAGCTCCAGTTAAGAAATTTAAGAAAAATGGATTTGGGTTGTTTGATATGGCTGGAAACGTTTCTGAATGGACAGAATCTGCGTACAACAATTCTTCATATGGATTCTCTTCTACACTCAATCCTTCTACAAAAGATAAAAAGGATACTAAAAAATCGGTAAGAGGTGGATCTTGGAAAGATATAGGATATGCGTTGATGACGGGTGCAAGAGATTGGGAAAGAAAGGATTCGGCAAGAAGCTATATCGGGTTTAGAACTGTACAGGATATTCCTGAAGCAGCTGTTAAGCCAAGAAGAGTGAACAGATAA
- the gldL gene encoding gliding motility protein GldL, translated as MFKTKDAWMNFFYSFGAAIVILGAWLKITHITLGPINGNIALTVGLITEAIIFIIFAFDPPKTEESYAWENVYPELLDKHANPNPLHSNVTTKNTSAQFAELENSLSNKLDKMLQDAKLDVQLFDRLRTGIDKFSNSVDQINQTVDVSASTHKYNDQLNKAAQHMESMNALYAMQLENGKKQSEFANKYVADMQKSAEQSEKFNQELQGLTTNLNNLNRVYGGMLTAMKS; from the coding sequence ATGTTTAAGACTAAAGATGCTTGGATGAATTTCTTCTATTCATTCGGTGCTGCAATTGTAATTCTTGGAGCTTGGCTTAAAATTACTCACATTACCCTGGGACCAATTAACGGTAATATCGCTCTTACAGTAGGGCTTATTACAGAGGCTATTATCTTTATTATTTTCGCATTTGACCCTCCAAAAACTGAAGAGTCTTATGCCTGGGAAAATGTTTACCCTGAATTATTGGATAAACATGCGAACCCAAACCCTTTACACTCTAATGTAACCACTAAAAATACAAGCGCTCAATTTGCTGAGTTAGAAAATTCTCTTTCCAACAAATTAGACAAAATGCTTCAGGATGCTAAACTTGACGTTCAGTTATTTGACAGATTGAGAACAGGAATTGATAAATTTTCAAACTCTGTAGATCAGATCAATCAAACAGTAGATGTATCTGCTTCTACTCATAAGTATAATGATCAGCTCAACAAAGCTGCTCAACATATGGAAAGCATGAACGCTTTATATGCAATGCAGCTTGAAAACGGTAAGAAGCAATCCGAATTTGCCAATAAATATGTTGCAGATATGCAGAAATCTGCTGAGCAATCTGAAAAATTCAATCAAGAGCTACAAGGTTTAACAACTAATCTGAACAACTTAAATAGAGTTTATGGTGGTATGCTAACCGCTATGAAGTCTTAA
- a CDS encoding GldM family protein: MAQGKQTPRQKMINLMYLVFIAMMALNIDAEIIRSYYDSTVSLKATRMLTEAKNTDIFEKTLEAKAQQVPDTYAQPWEQYKVLKTKIDDLVSHAEQIKEKLKKEAEFMENDPATGKPIDVSENFSSLNNNEGATQYFFKDGDENTPSKGANELKAKIDAIRNYINITFGQNHQLQDLVNRANASLIAEYPKGKSPNNKTWFQNKFYHQPLIGAISNLEIIQNDARNVQSDALAMLLQEKVDASIKFSSYEPIVSGPVDIQAGKQAEVKVMLGTYSTSNKISISGVGKVENGKGITSISGSGIGEHKLGGTITLTDASGKPQSFPWTHTYNVIAGPREVKLEKGLLLSADKMNVMYRGLENPVSGSILGADNAKLSLSAPGASVRSTGPGKWNVKPGAGTTVKLTLSGLDPYGKSVSQVFEYRIKNVPPPQGQMRGQNILSMPATSIPNQTVQATIPDFDFPVSFTVTQFMVRVPGKAALLIHGNSLGEAAGLVRNLRSGDVFSIFDIKATAQGLEGQQIKNITPILINVQ, translated from the coding sequence ATGGCACAAGGAAAACAGACCCCTCGTCAGAAGATGATCAACCTGATGTATTTGGTGTTCATCGCGATGATGGCCCTCAATATTGATGCAGAAATCATCAGATCATACTATGACTCTACAGTTTCTTTAAAAGCAACACGTATGCTTACGGAAGCTAAAAATACTGATATATTTGAAAAAACATTAGAGGCTAAAGCACAACAGGTACCGGATACTTATGCGCAGCCTTGGGAGCAATATAAGGTGTTGAAGACAAAAATCGATGATTTGGTTTCTCATGCAGAACAAATCAAAGAAAAATTGAAGAAAGAGGCTGAATTTATGGAAAACGATCCAGCAACTGGTAAGCCGATTGATGTTAGTGAGAATTTTTCTTCACTTAATAATAATGAAGGGGCAACACAATATTTCTTCAAGGATGGAGATGAAAATACTCCTTCCAAAGGAGCAAATGAGTTAAAGGCTAAGATTGATGCTATAAGAAATTATATCAACATTACTTTCGGACAAAATCATCAATTGCAAGATTTGGTGAATAGAGCTAATGCATCTCTTATAGCTGAATATCCAAAAGGAAAATCGCCAAATAATAAGACCTGGTTTCAGAATAAATTCTATCATCAGCCTTTGATTGGTGCAATCTCCAATTTAGAGATTATCCAAAATGATGCCAGAAACGTACAGTCTGATGCATTGGCAATGTTGTTACAGGAGAAAGTAGATGCAAGTATCAAATTTTCAAGCTATGAGCCTATTGTTTCAGGTCCGGTAGATATCCAGGCAGGAAAGCAAGCTGAAGTAAAAGTAATGTTAGGTACTTATTCTACAAGTAACAAGATCAGTATCTCAGGTGTAGGTAAAGTAGAGAACGGAAAAGGTATCACATCTATTTCAGGTTCTGGAATTGGTGAACATAAATTAGGAGGTACAATTACATTGACAGATGCTTCAGGTAAGCCACAAAGTTTCCCTTGGACGCATACTTACAATGTCATTGCAGGGCCAAGAGAAGTAAAACTTGAAAAAGGTCTATTACTTTCTGCTGATAAAATGAATGTAATGTATAGAGGACTTGAGAACCCTGTTTCAGGATCAATCTTAGGGGCAGACAATGCTAAACTTTCATTATCAGCTCCGGGAGCCTCTGTAAGAAGCACAGGTCCTGGTAAATGGAATGTAAAACCTGGTGCTGGTACTACAGTGAAGTTGACATTATCAGGTCTTGATCCTTATGGTAAATCCGTATCTCAGGTATTTGAATATAGAATCAAAAATGTACCGCCACCACAGGGGCAAATGAGAGGACAGAATATATTGTCTATGCCGGCAACTTCTATTCCGAACCAGACTGTACAGGCGACTATTCCTGACTTTGACTTCCCGGTTTCATTCACTGTAACCCAGTTTATGGTAAGAGTACCTGGAAAAGCAGCATTGCTGATCCACGGAAATTCTTTAGGTGAAGCAGCAGGATTGGTAAGAAATTTAAGATCAGGAGACGTATTTTCAATATTTGATATTAAAGCAACAGCTCAAGGTTTGGAAGGGCAACAGATTAAAAACATTACTCCTATATTAATTAATGTTCAATAG
- the gldN gene encoding gliding motility protein GldN — protein MKKYISTLLVLVSGFALSQTILNASSPEEFRKMREENKQKVGDTIIDKTVKPLEYGFVEDKDILKSMFVWEIIDMNDKINQPFYYDNPDGLLSTPTRSLYKLLLDAALSGKIEQVYNDENFVDKLTPEAIKKRLVNVKISDAAIDILNSGRQLTEQEKKEYTDIIETTTDKVKVLKIMGMWFIDKRDGQMKYRPLGIAAMGPDPAVQGVIGPDGKPLASNDELIDLFWIFYPNARDILANNYVFNRKNSSADLSFDDIINARRFSSVIYKSSAGLGDGTIKDYIPRDADDQLEESDRIKTQILEMENDMWNY, from the coding sequence ATGAAAAAATATATTAGCACCCTTTTAGTATTAGTTTCGGGATTTGCTTTGTCCCAGACTATTCTGAACGCTTCTTCTCCAGAAGAGTTTAGAAAGATGAGAGAGGAGAATAAACAAAAAGTTGGTGATACTATTATTGATAAAACAGTAAAGCCTCTTGAATATGGTTTTGTAGAAGATAAAGATATCCTTAAGAGTATGTTTGTTTGGGAAATCATTGATATGAATGATAAGATCAACCAGCCGTTCTATTATGATAATCCGGATGGTTTACTTTCTACTCCTACAAGATCTTTATATAAATTATTGTTGGATGCTGCTTTAAGCGGTAAAATTGAGCAGGTTTACAACGACGAAAATTTTGTAGATAAACTGACTCCTGAAGCCATTAAGAAAAGATTGGTGAACGTTAAAATCAGTGATGCAGCAATTGATATCCTGAACTCTGGAAGACAATTAACGGAACAGGAGAAAAAAGAATATACCGATATTATTGAAACGACTACTGATAAAGTAAAAGTTCTTAAAATTATGGGGATGTGGTTCATCGATAAGAGAGACGGACAGATGAAATACAGACCTCTTGGTATTGCAGCTATGGGTCCTGACCCGGCAGTACAGGGAGTAATAGGTCCTGATGGTAAGCCACTGGCAAGCAATGACGAACTTATCGACTTATTCTGGATCTTCTATCCGAATGCAAGAGATATCTTAGCAAACAATTATGTTTTCAACAGAAAAAACTCTTCCGCTGATTTATCTTTCGATGATATCATCAATGCAAGAAGGTTCTCTTCTGTAATCTACAAATCTTCAGCCGGGTTAGGAGATGGTACTATTAAGGACTATATTCCTAGAGATGCTGATGATCAGTTAGAAGAGAGTGACAGAATCAAGACGCAGATCCTTGAAATGGAAAATGATATGTGGAATTACTAA
- a CDS encoding FAD-binding oxidoreductase, protein MRNVDYIIVGDGYAGLFFAHQLIKNNKSFVLFSEGKKSASQVSAGIINPVVLKKFTTFWKAQEQIDFLTRTLEEIESYTGENFLIRKSIHRIFHDENEQKLWLKKSGNEELSAFLSEKFELLDIVKNDFLSGKVNQSARLDVNGFFGGLFDYFEKNDFLVREKFDYGKLDPAGSSYKDFIFKQVIFCEGMGVKENPYFSGIQVNPNKGHHVKVRLSQDVPDVTIKKKHFLFPAGNGLHFYGGTYDREQLHHHVDQSAVDQLVKGLSEFYPYDFDVEEVHFGFRPTVKDRRPIIGRHETFDHLYVFNGLGARGILNGCYFSKSLYDFIEDEIPLHEEISLTRFK, encoded by the coding sequence ATGAGAAATGTAGATTATATTATTGTGGGAGACGGATATGCAGGACTTTTCTTCGCTCACCAGTTAATTAAGAATAATAAGTCCTTTGTTCTGTTTTCTGAAGGAAAAAAGAGTGCATCCCAGGTTTCGGCGGGGATCATTAATCCTGTGGTCCTTAAGAAATTTACAACCTTCTGGAAAGCTCAGGAACAGATCGATTTCCTTACCCGTACCCTCGAAGAGATAGAATCTTATACAGGTGAAAATTTCCTGATCAGAAAATCAATCCACAGGATTTTTCATGATGAAAATGAACAGAAACTCTGGCTGAAGAAATCAGGAAATGAAGAATTATCTGCTTTTCTCAGTGAAAAATTTGAGCTTTTAGACATAGTAAAAAACGATTTTCTCAGCGGAAAGGTAAATCAGTCTGCCAGGCTGGATGTTAATGGATTTTTTGGAGGTCTATTTGATTATTTTGAAAAAAATGACTTTTTAGTCAGGGAAAAGTTCGATTACGGCAAACTCGACCCTGCCGGGTCATCTTACAAAGATTTTATTTTTAAACAGGTAATCTTCTGTGAAGGAATGGGAGTTAAAGAAAATCCTTACTTTTCTGGAATACAGGTAAATCCCAATAAGGGGCATCATGTCAAAGTCAGACTTTCTCAGGATGTTCCTGATGTAACGATTAAAAAGAAGCATTTTTTATTTCCTGCCGGGAACGGGCTTCATTTTTACGGAGGTACTTATGACCGGGAGCAGCTTCATCATCATGTGGATCAATCGGCTGTTGACCAGCTGGTGAAGGGGCTGTCAGAATTCTATCCTTATGATTTTGACGTGGAGGAAGTGCATTTCGGTTTCAGACCTACCGTAAAAGATAGAAGGCCAATTATTGGAAGACACGAAACTTTTGATCATCTCTATGTTTTTAATGGCCTGGGCGCAAGGGGAATTCTCAATGGATGTTATTTCTCCAAAAGCCTTTACGATTTCATTGAAGATGAAATTCCTTTGCATGAAGAGATTTCCCTTACCCGATTTAAATAA